In one Nymphaea colorata isolate Beijing-Zhang1983 unplaced genomic scaffold, ASM883128v2 scaffold0001, whole genome shotgun sequence genomic region, the following are encoded:
- the LOC116267888 gene encoding cysteine-rich repeat secretory protein 38-like: MVYPDMAPSLLKVAFYILLLLLLLLLLSFHVDHAMSTNDYIDSRCSITTNYTDGSAFEVIMCSLFSTFTNDPVDSFPSFYKATLVNGSDTVYGLVQCRSDIGQDICKKCISNSTQQVIKYCPNAMDVIVWYEKCQLRYSNTNFFGHLNVKDYGSWNWIEDKMEHPKAFNEKLGSLLKNLTDQATTVPNSMLSMFPMSMFATGNITYDDLQTIYRMVQCTGYSRADCKQCLNGTRFRIPTTCHNAHGCKIATGSCHVRYDMELFYGTPATPKPKSNSRQRPSTQSSNSLPPRPSPSPLPPPSDSSPPSNGASNTMSGKKHMYIIIVISVLMIVALITCLICGFYWGGQNYVAFRERS; the protein is encoded by the exons ATGGTTTACCCTGATATGGCGCCAAGCTTGTTGAAGGTTGCCTTCtacatcctcctcctcctcctcctcctcctcctgctttCTTTCCATGTCGACCATGCAATGAGCACAAATGACTATATTGACAGCCGCTGCAGCATCACTACGAATTACACGGACGGAAGCGCGTTTGAAGTAATTATGTGCAGCCTCTTCTCCACCTTCACCAACGACCCCGTCGACTCTTTTCCTAGTTTTTACAAAGCCACACTGGTTAATGGATCTGATACAGTCTATGGCCTGGTGCAGTGCAGGAGTGACATTGGCCAGGATATCTGCAAGAAGTGCATCTCTAATTCCACCCAACAAGTCATCAAATACTGCCCCAACGCAATGGATGTCATCGTGTGGTATGAAAAGTGCCAGTTGCGCTACTCCAATACCAACTTCTTTGGTCACCTTAATGTGAAGGATTATGGTTCTTGGAATTGGATCGAAGATAAAATGGAACACCCCAAAGCCTTTAACGAAAAGTTGGGTAGTCTGCTGAAGAATCTCACTGATCAAGCGACGACAGTGCCTAATTCAATGCTTTCAATGTTTCCAATGTCCATGTTTGCTACGGGCAACATCACCTACGATGATCTACAGACTATATACAGGATGGTGCAGTGCACAGGATACAGCCGTGCTGATTGCAAGCAGTGTTTGAATGGCACCAGGTTCCGGATCCCAACAACTTGCCACAACGCACACGGCTGTAAAATTGCCACGGGAAGTTGCCATGTGAGGTACGATATGGAGCTCTTTTATGGTACCCCAGCAACTCCAAAGCCtaaatcaaattcaagacaaAGACCATCAACCCAATCCTCTAATTCACTACCTCCAAGACCAAGCCCATCTCCTCTACCACCTCCATCGGATTCAAGCCCTCCATCAAATGGTGCATCCAACACTATGTCAGGcaa AAAACACATGTATATCATAATTGTCATCTCCGTCTTGATGATTGTGGCTCTTATTACTTGCTTAATTTGCGGCTTTTACTGGGGGGGACAGAATTATGTTGCCTTTAGAGAAAGAAGTTGA